In Chondrinema litorale, the DNA window CAAGGAAAGGCTGATGCATTCTATCTGACCGATGGGGCAAGTAACGATACAGCCTATTGGGACTCAGGGCAGTTCCAGATAGCCCAAGGTGGGTTGGTTCTGTTTGACCTTGGCTATTGGCGGGGTAGACAACTAGGATATATCGCAGAACAAGGAGCCTACTTTTTGTCGCGATATAGGGCCAACATATCGCTCTACAAGCAAGTGGTACAGCAAGACAAACATGAAAAAATAGATTTGATTCAACTATTGGACCGTGTGTCAGATATTGAAGAACACCAACTGTGGATTGGCCAAGAGAAAATCGGGATTAGACTCATTGTGGAACCAGTTCCCGAACAGGTCAGGAAAGCACGTCATACAAGGCTCAAAAGGGAATCTTGCAAGAAAGGAAGAAAATCGAACACTGATTTGAGGAAAAAAATGTGTGGATACAACCTGTGGGTTACAAATGCTCCTGCAACTATATTGCCCAAAGAGAAAACAAGGGAATATTATAGGCTAAGATGGCAGATAGAACTCATGTTTAAAATATGGAAAAGCTTGCTGAAAATAGATAAGATAGAGCGCATGAACATATTCAGATTTGAATGTTATCTGTATGGCACACTCATAGCAATCATGTTCTCTACGGAGATATTTTCTTTTCTACAAGCATCCCTACTCCATCAAACCGAGAAGTCATTAGAACTTAGTGAGTGGAAAGCTATCAAAATTATTAAAAAAAAATCTTTCTGATATGGAAAGCCATTAAGACAGGAAGCAAAAAGAAATTCAAAAAGGTGATTTTGTGGATTAGCAAAAGATTAATACGGTACGCAAAAAAAGAACGAAAAAAGAAAGGAGATATTTATCAGAAATCCCCTTTCCTAATACTGAATATCTTAACCTGACGGCTATGGGAGTGAGTCCATCTGGTTATTATTTACCAGTATCGGGAGAAACGCCACGTACTCATGAGCTTATACAAGCTGGTTGGGGATATGCCATGATAGATCCTTCATCTATTCAACCAGATAATGGTGAAGGGTTAACTTGTAGTGGTATAATTGGTTTGGTAAATAAAGGAAAACCTCGCAAGCCAGACGATTGGGGTGCTTTGAGAGCTTGGTCATGGGGAGCTGCTCGAGGGTTAGATTACCTACAAACCGACTCAGCAGTTAATGCAAAATATATCGGCATCGAAGGGGTTTCTCGCTATGGTAAAGCCGCTTTGGTTACCATGGCTTTTGAGGAACGATTTGCTTTTGGGCTTATCGGTTCTTCTGGAAAAGGAGGAACCACGCTTCACAGAAGAAATTTTGGAGAAGCAGTAGAGAATTTATCTGGTGAATTTTATTATTGGATGGCGGGAAACTACAATAAATACAGTGCAGAAGAAGGAAAGTTAGGTCATATGGATGCCAGTGATCTCCCAGTGGATTCTCATCAATTAATCGCGTTGTGTGCTCCAAGACCTTTATTTATAAGTTATGGTATTCCAGAAGCTGGTGATGCACACTGGTTAGATCAACAAGGGAGTTATATGGCTGCCATCGCAGCAGGCCCCGCATATAAATTGTTAGGAGCTAAAGACTTAGGAGTTTCAAACAATTATTTAACTGAGAAAATGCCTGTTGTAAAAGAAGGATTATTAGATGGTGAATTGGCATGGAGGCAACACGATGGTGGGCACACAGATGCACCTAACATCAAACATTTTATTGAATGGGCAAATAAACAAATTGAGTCTACTAAGGCGAATCATTAATTTTCGCTTGGCAAATAATACTAACAGCTTTTTAATATGAAGATTAAATTTTTAACCATTACTTTCTTAGTCTTTTTCTTTACCTCTTATAATACATTGCTTGCTCAGGTGAGTCTACCATCGATTGTAAGGGATAGTATGATTATCCAAAGAGATGCAAAATTAAAGATATGGGGTTGGGCAAAACCGGGAGAAAAAGTAAATGTCAAATTCAATCAGAAAAATTATAAAACTCGCACTGGTGAAGATGGAAATTGGCTAGTTTGGATAGAACCGACTAAAGCAGGTGGTCCATTTCAAATGGAAATTAAGGCCAGTAATAATATTATAATCAAAGATATTTTAGTAGGAGATGTGTGGCTTTGCGCAGGTCAATCTAATATGGTTCATTATCTAGACTTACATAAAGAAAGATATGCAGATGAAATTGCAGCAGCGGATTATCCTCAAATAAGGCAATTTTTAATTAGTCCAAAAACTAGTATTACAGGTCCAAGCGAAGATCTGCCTGCCGGAAATTGGAAAGCGGCTAATCCTGAAGATGTGAAAAGGTTTTCGGTAGTTGCCTACTTTTTTGCAAAAAAACTATACGATAAATATCAAATCCCCATCGGTTTAATTAATGCAAGTGTAGGAGGAACATTAATTGAAGCTTGGACCAGTGAAGATGGATTTAAAGAGTTTCCTGAAATAGAGAAAACTATCCAAACAAATAAGGATACAGCCTATGTAAATAGTACAAACAGAGCTGCTACGGCTGTGTTGGAAAGTCGCAAGCAAAAACA includes these proteins:
- a CDS encoding sialate O-acetylesterase gives rise to the protein MKIKFLTITFLVFFFTSYNTLLAQVSLPSIVRDSMIIQRDAKLKIWGWAKPGEKVNVKFNQKNYKTRTGEDGNWLVWIEPTKAGGPFQMEIKASNNIIIKDILVGDVWLCAGQSNMVHYLDLHKERYADEIAAADYPQIRQFLISPKTSITGPSEDLPAGNWKAANPEDVKRFSVVAYFFAKKLYDKYQIPIGLINASVGGTLIEAWTSEDGFKEFPEIEKTIQTNKDTAYVNSTNRAATAVLESRKQKQETDKGLTEEVKWFETDYSPKNWRNINIPGYWEDQGVRNLDGVVWYRKEIDIPASMVGLPAKVILLAK
- a CDS encoding IS4 family transposase, yielding MELLQGKADAFYLTDGASNDTAYWDSGQFQIAQGGLVLFDLGYWRGRQLGYIAEQGAYFLSRYRANISLYKQVVQQDKHEKIDLIQLLDRVSDIEEHQLWIGQEKIGIRLIVEPVPEQVRKARHTRLKRESCKKGRKSNTDLRKKMCGYNLWVTNAPATILPKEKTREYYRLRWQIELMFKIWKSLLKIDKIERMNIFRFECYLYGTLIAIMFSTEIFSFLQASLLHQTEKSLELSEWKAIKIIKKKSF